The DNA sequence cgactccaacaccattattaagtttgctgacgacacaacagtggtaggcctgatcaccatgatgagacagcctatagggaggaggtcagagacctggccgggtggtgccagaataacaacctatccctcaatgtaaccaagactaaggagatgattgtggactacaggaaaaggagcaccgagcacgtccccattctcatcgatggttgagagcttcaagttccttggtgtccacatcaacaacaaactagaattgACCAAACACAccgagacagtcgtgaagaggacaaagccttttacatttacatttaagtcatttagcagacgctcttatccagagcgacttacaaattggtgcattcaccttatgacatccagtggaacagccactttacaatagtgcatctaaatcttaaagggggggtggggggtgagaaggattacttatcctatcctaggtattccttaaagaggtggggtttcaggtgtctccggaaggtggtgattgactccgctgtcctggcgtcgtgaaaactgaaaagatttggcatgggtcctgagatcctcaaaaggttctacagctgcaacaacGAGAGCATCCCGACTGGTTGCATCaatgcctggtacggcaattgcaaggcacttcagagggtagtgcgtacggcccagtacatcactggggctaagctgcctgccatccaggaactctacaccaggcggtgtcagaggaaggccctaaaaattgtcaaagaccccagccaccccagtcatagactgttctctctactaccgcatggcaagcggtaccggagtgccaagtctaggacaaaaaggcttctcaacagtttttacccacaagccataagactcctgaacaggtaaccaaatggtttaTCTTATATGTATAGTCTTTACAtataactatacattcatgtacatactacctcaattggcctgaccaaccagtgctcccgcacattggctaactcggctatctgcattgtgtcccaccacctgccaacctctcttttacgctactgctactctctgttcatcatatatgcatagtcactttaaccatatctacatgtacatactacctcaatcagcctgactaataggtgtctgtatatagcctcgctagtCTTTtctcaaatgtctttttactgttgttttatttctttacttaccttcacacacacacacacacacacacacacacacacacacacacacacacacacacacacacacacacacacacacacacacacacacacacacacacacacacaaaacaaaaaacccagaccattggttagagcctgtaagtaaaaAAATTCCCagaccattggttagagcctgtaagtaagcatttcactgtaaggttgaaacctgttgtattcggcgcacgtgacaaataaacttgatttgatttgagatacgaacacacacacatagatacaaacacacacacatagatacaaacacacacacatagatacaaacacacacacatagatacaaacacacacacatagatacaaacacacacacatagatacaaacacacacacacatagatacaaacacacacacatagatacaaacacacacacatagatacaaacatacaaggtgtgtgtgtgtgtgtgtgtgtgtgtgtgtgtgcgtgtgcgtgcgtctaatagtgtgtgtgtgtgtgtgtgtgtgtgtgtgtgtgtgtgtgtgtgtgtgtgtgtgtgtgtgtgtgtgtgtgtgtgtgtgtgtgtgtgtgtgtgtgtgtgtgtgtgttatagcagCTGGTTAGTCTTGTTTGAGGTGGGGCCTTCTCAATGATGTTAAAGGTTGTATGAGGTTACAGCCTGACCTGGCAGAGAGGAAACAAGAGGAGTCTTTATCATGGCCAACACACTACAGAAATACCCTCTATCTCAGAGAGGAGTCTTTATCATGGTTAACACACTACAGAAATACCCTCTATCTCAGAGAGGAGTCTTTATCATGGCCAACACACTACAGAAATACCCTCTATCTCAGAGAGGAGTCTTTATCATGGTTAACACACTACAGAAATACCCTCTATCTCAGAGAGGAGTCTTTATCATGGCCAACACACTACAGAAGTACCCACTATCTCAGAGAGGAGTCTTTATCATGGTTAACACACTACAGAAATACTCTCTATCTCAGAGAGGAGTCTTTATCATGGCCAACACACTACAGAAATACCCTCTATCTCAGAGAGGAGTCTTTATCATGGTTAACACACTACAGAAATACTCTCTATCTCAGAGAGGAGTCTTTATCATGGCCAACACACTACAGAAATACTCTCTATCTCAGAAGAGATATATACCTACCCCTCACAGTACATGGAAaatctctctctaactctatccctccccatttccctctctctccttgtccctctccctccttccctccctctccctttctaaTTATATGGGAATTCACCAAAAAGAAACTGCCCCTCCCCCCCAGAATAAAATACACAAGGTTCCTCTAAGAAGACAAAaaaagataaggagagagagagagggagagcaaggagaagagagaaagaagcacaGAGACCCTCTCTGTCGGGTCTAAAGGGGACAGAGTGGTATTgttcccccctccttcccttcatccctcctGATTCACCTGGAAACAAACCCCTTTATTGAGGGCCGGCGGCCATCTTTGATTAGAGGGAATGACTCAGCGAAGACGGaccacaaggtgtgtgtgtgttaggggctGTGCGATGTAGTCCTACCTCGTGGTCAGGTATCTCAGAGGCTAGTGTTTGTCCCAGGATGGACACAGTCAGGTAGGTTCAACAACGAGTCCTGTTGACTAGGTTATGCCCTCCTAGAGAGAAGGggcgggagggggagagagagggagagagaggggggagggagagaaagaaagagagcgagagaggggagaaagaggtggggagaaacagagagtgggggagggagaaaaagagagcaagagagaggggagagagagagagcgagagagagagaaagataccgtgagagaggggggatggaggggagagagagagaaagagagtgaaagagagcgagagagggggaggggagggagagcgagagaatgaaGGGGAGAATGCAGTAGAGAGATCAGGAGAAGGAGAGCAAGAAaatgagagatgagggagagagtaaGGGAGGATAAATAGACggattgtagtgtgtgtgtgtgtgtgtgtgtgtgtgtgtgtgtgtgtgtgtgtgtgtgtgtgtgtgtgtgtgtgtgtgtgtgtgtgtgtgtgtgtgtgtgtgtgtgtgtgtgtgtgtcacagtcaTCATGTAGCAGTCATCCCTTTAGAGGTAAAACTTCCACACCTGAGAGAAACATTACATTATTCtctaaaaatacacaaaaacataTCTTATTGACAGACAAAAAAATGTACAATCAACATTGATGAACTTTTGTATCCACTTacggtagagaggaagagagataataataataataatatatgccatttagcagacgcttttatccaaagcgacttacagtcgtaGAGACAAGagggtaagagacagagagaaagacaaggacAGGAAGTGAAGTGAGAGTTTGTGAGGACAGAAAGTACCAACAATTAGAGGACCTCCAACTAACATAATTTATTCAACAACATTTAATTGTTTTTCTCATAGAAATCACTCATCAGCATTTCCCCTGGTCCTTCCCCTGTCCTCTTACTTCTTGGCGTGGTGCCAGCCTCCTGACCAGTCGGTGGCCACCTCACCCCTCTTATCCAGCAGGCACTGGGGGGCTGTCAGGGTGGCACCACCCACCGCTGCAGCATTGTCATAGATACCCTCCACCACTGGACAGTCATAACCtgagaagagggggatgaggaatGGGGGGTATAGgggtgagggagaaagaaaaGAAGGGATGGTGtttggatggagagggaggaaagagagacggagggagggaggaactgaTAAGGtaaaggacagaggaagagatggaaaaggagaagggggagagagagcgagagagagatagagagagaagtagagagagaaagaagtagagagagagagaagtagagagagagagaaagagagagaggtagagagagagagagagagcggtagagccAGAGACAatgggtgagagggaggagaagtgAGAGTGACAAAGACcgagacagaggggaaggatgGGAGGAAGGACCAGACAGAGGTGTGGAGGAGAAacaaagggaggaagagagaggcggAAAAGAAGGAGAGACAATGAAAAGGAAGGGTGTTGGAGGGggacatggagagatggggaagacAGCGGAAACACATATGGTGAGATTGAGCAGTTTTTCTGAGAGAAACGTTGGCAGAAGATGAGTGTTCTCCATCCAATGATACCAGACTGGGGTTGTATCCTTCCTACAGACTCCCACCCACAGACCAAGATAACATCAGTAACCTATAAGGGCCGTCAGCATTAATCTGTTATTTATATCTTCAAATATATAACTGGAGGGATTTTAATGTAGATATTTAGTGTGTTGTCAATCAACCTTTTGCCCAGTGGAGTCAATGGGAGGTGGGTCATTTTTATTGGGTGTTAGACCACCCTCTACTGCCAGCAAAACAACATTACATGAAATGGtactccctcccatctctctctctctctctctctcgctctctaattTATTGATGTCTGTCAAACTAAGCTCCAGGGACCCCGTCCTTCCCTCTCTTTTTACCCAGGCCAAAGTCTCCGGACTGGGGGTCATCATCGTCTCCGTCCTGGCTGATTTTGTGGAGGTGCTCCAGGTAGCGTGAGTCTGTGTGGAACTTGGCCATCTCCTTAATGGTTGCAACATGGGGCTTCACAACACTGAGAGAGATAGACGGAACACAGACACTGATAGAATGCTTTGGAACATTCTATCTACTTAGCTAACAGAGTTCTGGAACTGTTCTATAGAGTtccattccatttcaattcaaggggctttattggcatgagaaacatatgttaacattgccaaagcaagtggagtagataataaacaacagTGAGttattgaactgttctataactgCAGGTAGAGCTCAGAATGGGGTACTGGCTTTGGAGCAAAATGGTAGCTAGCTATTTCGATTGAATCTTTCATCTAAAAGAATAACTACAACTCCTCAAACATCCACAATCTGTGTGAAACAAGCACCAAGTTGAGTTGGTTAGCTAAGGGAATGGTTGCCTAAAGATACCGACCCTTCCGTTACACTTGTTTACACTGTGCTACACTGGGGTCGGAACACAATCGTGGACACATTAGGACACCAATGGAGCCGGCGCGAGACATGGGTCAGAAAACGTACCTCAATGCAGGGATGGGATACGTGGCCGTACTCCAAATTGGACCTTTATCCACACGGTTTCATCAAGAACTACTGGCAATACCGCTCGTTTTCCTGGAAAACGTCCCTTTCCATCCGTATGCTAGCTAGCAATAGCCTCCGCAGCCATTTTGAAATAGCAGTGTCAGTCCATCAGCTCCTTTGTGCCATTCCATAATGGCTGCTGTGTTTACTGTTCGCATGAGGACGAACAGGGGCAGTATTCCAATCTTCTCGACGGAGCGATGTGGATGATAGTAAAATGTGTCGTACAGAGGCACCTGCTGTCTccaactctgaatgatcggctatgaaaagccaactgacatttactcctgaggtgctgacctgttgcaccctctacaaccactgtgattattattatttgaccctgctggtcatctatgaacgtttgaacatcttggccatgttccgttataatctccacccggcacagccagaagaggactggccacccctcagatcctctctaagtttcttcctaggttttggcctttctagggagtttttcctagccaccgtccttctacacctgcattgcttgctgtttggggttttaggctgggtttctgtacagcactttgagatagcagctgatgtacgaagggctttatataaatacatttgattgatcgaTCCCATCCCTGCGTTGAGGTACGCTTTCTGACCCATATCTCGCGCCGGCTCCATGGTGTCTTAATGTGACCACGCGTTTCGACCCCGGGGCAGCTTAGTGTAAACAAGAGTAACAGTAGGGTCAGTATATTGTGGCAAAGGTCATGGTTAAtttagctacagtgccttcagaaagtattcacaccccttgactttttccacattttgttgttgatcattgcttaataacagacattttcaggtcttgccatagattttcaagccgatttaagtcaaaactgtaactagacctctcaggaacattcaatgtcgtcttggtaagcaccTCCAGTGTGTTAGGGCTTGTGTTTtcggttgttgtcctgctgaaaggtgaatttgtctcctagtgtctgttggaaagcagactgaaccaggttttcctcgaGGATTTGGCCTGTGCTTAGttctattccgtttatttttatcatgaaaaaactccctagtcatTGCCAATGACaaccatacccataacatgatgcagacacaaccattcttgaaaatatgaaaAGTGGCACTCAGTGATATATTGTGTTAGATTTgcctatgtacagactcagtgagcatagccttgctattgagaaaagccgccgtaggcagacatggctctcaagagaagacaggctgtgtgctcactgcccacaaaatgaagtggaaactgaactgcacttcctaacctcctgtccaatgtatgaccgtattagagacacatatttccctcagattacagagaattcgaaaacaaatccaattttgatcaaCTTTTGataaaataccacagtgtgccatcacagcagcaagatttgtgacctgttgccacaagaaaagggcaaccagtgaagaacaaacaccattgtaaatacaaccaatatttatgtttatttattttcccttttgtactttcactatttgcacatcattacaacactttatatagacataatgacatttgaaatgtctttattcttttggaacttttgtgagtgctTAATTTCTTCTCTTCACTGTGTGTCCAAGGGTGGCGGGCAAAAGACAGGAAAttaaaggaaaggagaggaaaggaaaggaaatgagaggaaagaggaaaggacaggagagaggaaagaggaaaggaaaTGGGAAATaggaaaggacaggagagaggaaagaggaaaggacaggggagaggagaaaggaaaggaaaggaaaggaaagaggaaaatacaggagagaggagaaaggaaaggaaagaggaaagctttttaatttcacctttatttaaccaggtaggccagttgagaataagttctcatttgcaactgagaccaggccaagataaagcaaagcagtgcgacaaaaacaacaacacagagttacacatggaataaacaaacttacagtcaataacacagtagaaaaatcaatatacagtgtatgcaaatgtagtaagattagggaggtaaggcaatacataggccatagtagcaaaataattacaattttgcattaacactggagtgatagatgtgcagatgatgatgtgcaagtagagatacttgggtgcaaaagagcaaaataaataacattatggggatgaggtagttggatgggctattcacagatgggctgtgtacaggtgcagtgatcggttagctgctctgacagctgatgcttaaagttagtgagggagatataagtctccagctttagtgatttttgcaattcgttccagtcattggcagcagagaactggaaggaaaggctgccaaaggaggagttggatTTGCGTAATGTTTACTGTATATTTTTGGTTTATTTCAGTTTTCTTCAGTATGAATTTCACTTGCTTGTAAACAtttgtttcccatgtcaataaagcccttaaattgaaattgaattgaaaatTGAGAGGTGGAAAATCTGTCTCCATCCAGCAGGTGGCGTTTGTTCATTGTTTCGCCGACCAAAGAGTCAATGAGAGTGTCAAAATTGGTCAACAAATAAAATGAATGGCTTTTTTGTTACGTGAGGTTTATTTGACCATaatagaagtttcgtaatgcTTAAGATTTTATGAGTGGACTGATGTAAATAGGACACATcctggcaactttgagaaaaaaaaactttataTTGGGGTTGTCTCGAgatggctatgcatattcatgacATATCTCTCAATTGAATACAGGCGGTTGACATCAACAAACTCTCATCAAATATTTTTATTGCAGTATG is a window from the Oncorhynchus keta strain PuntledgeMale-10-30-2019 chromosome 35, Oket_V2, whole genome shotgun sequence genome containing:
- the LOC118384030 gene encoding histone deacetylase 8-like; translated protein: MEPARDMGQKAVVKPHVATIKEMAKFHTDSRYLEHLHKISQDGDDDDPQSGDFGLGYDCPVVEGIYDNAAAVGGATLTAPQCLLDKRGEVATDWSGGWHHAKK